One window of the Eucalyptus grandis isolate ANBG69807.140 chromosome 8, ASM1654582v1, whole genome shotgun sequence genome contains the following:
- the LOC120287078 gene encoding uncharacterized protein LOC120287078: protein MDLKKDSQTAVPIWIRLLNLPLSLWSAPAIGKIASAVGKPLYVDQRTEQMKMLSFAMVCVEIYANQARCFAVGVVLNGVSRSIPIEFKWKPAECPSCETFGHRCEDVAALGITDKEVPPVQQASVPPPPALQSSDLVAFPNQPRLCCRTLQTLVGAR, encoded by the coding sequence ATGGACTTGAAGAAGGACAGCCAAACTGCTGTTCCGATTTGGATAAGGTTGTTGAACCTCCCCCTTAGCCTTTGGTCCGCTCCGGCCATTGGCAAAATTGCTAGTGCGGTAGGGAAGCCCCTATACGTCGACCAACGTACCGAACAAATGAAGATGCTATCCTTTGCAATGGTTTGTGTGGAAATTTATGCCAATCAAGCTAGGTGCTTCGCCGTGGGTGTTGTTTTGAACGGGGTCTCTCGCTCAATTCCCATTGAGTTCAAATGGAAGCCAGCGGAATGCCCTTCGTGTGAGACCTTTGGGCATCGGTGTGAGGATGTTGCTGCTTTGGGTATTACGGACAAAGAGGTGCCTCCGGTTCAGCAAGCATCTGTGCCTCCTCCTCCTGCCCTGCAATCCTCTGATCTTGTCGCCTTCCCCAACCAACCCCGCCTGTGTTGCCGGACGCTTCAGACCTTGGTTGGAGCAAGGTGA